TCCTATGCTCCCACACTTTTGAACTTCTGACTCGGTAATATATAGCAGACTTTCACAATGAGAAACATCTCCCCATCTCTAAAAGAAAgaataacaaaacaaagatcTTGATAAGCCAAGGAGAATCAGAACATCAAGGTAGGGTCAACCATatataccaaaactataatgAGCCATGAAACCAGtgaatagtaataataatagtaaattCCTTACAAGAACCTAATATTCTCAATATGACCTGGATAACATATCATCTCATATCTGAAATCAACATCCTTCATTCTTCGGATCTCTACTTTTCTTGTACTCTCTTTGTTAAAATCAtaataacaaacataaaaagGCTTAGATGACTCTAACCATGGATTGAACACCATAAGTCCGCCCGTATGGATCACTCCTACAGTCATTATGTTAACCGCAGTTAAATCTTCCCACTTGGAAGGTAAGGCACACGACATGCTAGACCAttcttgtttctcagcatccttaaGAACCCACAATGTCATGAAATTTTCTGTGAAAGAATAATCTAAACAGCCCAATTTTCCcttgtaatttataaaaaatggaCCAGTATATATGTGACTCTTCAGGTGTTTCAATAAACTCAATCTTCTCAGATTCTAACATCGAACCTAACTATTCTTGTCTGTCGTCCAACTCCATAGTATAGAGCACCATCAATGCCCTGTCCGAAGATGGCCCATTGATAACCATTGCCGATCGGGTTCTCGATCTTTCTCCACTCTTGTTTCTCAGATGTACTCAAGAGTGCACAAGAAATGCTCATGCTGTATATCTCGTCTTTCATTCATCACACCCAAGTCCATGTGTCTCATTCCCTTCGGTTTAAGGTCTGGCAACTTCACAACTTGTCTTGTAGTGGGATTATAAAAGGTGATAGTATGACAACGATCACCTCTGAAGCAGACAAAACCGTTGACAGAACCACAGCTCACGCTGTAGTCTGGAGCCGAGATCGTCATGTCGTATCTTGCCATGACACAGGAGGAGGATTTATCATCGTCGTTGTTGTCTATGTGTTCAGGAGCCGAGAAGATTAATTTCTCTGCGAATTTTTGAGAAGATAGAACATGAGAAGGAGACGAGGACGAGTATGTGACCTAGTCAAAAACGAGTGGGCAAAAGTTTTGCTGCGGATGGTAGAGAACCATAGCTTCGACACGGATTGGAATCTTAAGAGCGACTTAGCAGGAAGTAGAGAGGGTATCTGGATAATGAGATCGGTTGTTGTTGTGATGTTTCCTTCAGGAACTAGGTCAAGTCGTTGTAGTGAGAGAGATGGTTCTGAATATTCCATGGCTGCTTGGTACATGGTGAAGTTCAAAatcctaaataaaaaaaaaaacttaatatcaaTAGTACTAGCACAGAACAATTTATAACCCCATCAATCCTGCAAAACCGAACCACCTAAAATCGAGCCGGAAATAGTAAATGCGGTTTGGAAATAGTATCAACGTGCAGATTCGGAGACATAATAGGCAAAGGCAACTCTGTCtatcttgttgttgttgtgttgcATCTTCTATTCTCCCGTAAGTTGCTTCCACTTATTGAGAATAAGATTTGATCTCAACGAAAATTGCTTTTTTTTCTCTACATGATGTTTGTGTTGTAGATGAATATATATCCCCTTGTCATggatgtatgtatatatatgtgttgtgTCATTGTTATACATTTCTGTTAGAATTTCACGGATAGAAGAATATGATGTGCTTTCTAATACATGAGAAATTAACGTATACTTGATTTGTTTGAGTGGTATGCAACTGGACTTTTGAACTACTTGACCATATGGTAGAGTCCTGACTGTGGGAGAAAAGCTGAGTCGAGTCTAAAAAGTCTTGAATGCAAGAGGTCTCTTGTTCCTGAGTCAAGTTGCGTTTTTTTGGCCAAATTTTTGAAAGTAAGTAACAATCATACATAAATACAATAGTAATTAAGCAGAACTGATCGATAATGTGAACGACAAATGGCAATTTACAACAGACAACAACAGTcttttactctttttctttttagttttgttttgacATAACACAACACATCAGAAGGCGTTTCATTTCTGAAGCAAAGCCTCCTTTTGGTCATATAACctttcttattattgtttttcttttaagaatCAGAAACTCTTCCTATGCTCCCACACTTTTATCTTCTGACTCGGTAATATATAGCAGACTTCCACAATGAGAAACATCTTCATGCCtctacaaagaaaagaaagaacagAACAGGAACTTATTAGATGTTGAGGGATAAAAAACTAAATCAGTACATCAAGGTAGGGGTCAAACATATACCTTTGCCAACAAGATGCTGTCACTTGTTTTATTAGCTAGAACCAGAACCAGTCGCACATGTTCCTTTAACGCCTCTTTCATTCAAAGAATGTTCATCACCCACTTCAGATCTTCTATTATGCTCATTGTTTGCTTCAGCAGGAGTGTTTTGATTTTCTGAGCCATTTGATGATACAGATGCAGTTCCAGgtctactactactactactactactagtgTTTTCTCTCGTTTCTAGACGTTCCATCATGCGGGACACAGTGGCGATTCCAGCACTGACTTCTCTTTTAACCTCAGAGCCAAGTTCTGCCATGGACGTGTTGCGTGAGAAGAATCTGTCTTTCCAGTTCCTTGTGTTCTTTGATATAGACTCTTTGTATCTACATTAATTTGTGCATCAAGAACCACTTAGAATAGggtaaaaattttataaacaaaaccaaagtTAGACAGATAGAGATGGAGTACCTAGTTGAGACAGCGCTTAGTCTAGACTTTAAAGACTCTGAAAATGATTGGAGTTCGGATGGTCCAGCTCTATCTTGATCACTTGGGGAAGATTGATTAAGATACCTGTGTAATTGTAAAAACAAAGGAAGCCTCAGATTGGCTGCATCTACTTACATATTAATAAGAGACAATAATCAGGTTCAGACCTGTCGTTTGAAGGAGAAACCTGGCGGGGATGAGAAGAAGCTGGTGGCTGCATATTTGGCTGAAGAGAACCTTCCCCAAAAGTAGCATTGTGAGGAAGGTTAGCGGCTATGTCACTCTCATCTCTCTGAGATGGAGAGGAAGGCattggtggtggaggaggaggaggaggatgctgaGAGTACACCATATACTGTGGATGACCACCTTGAGTTGATGACCTGCTTCTGTGGCCTTCTCTTATTGCACCATGTCTTACTCGTCCCATAGCAGCAGCCAAATGCTGAATGATTCTTTCTTCAATCTCTGCGTTATCCACCCCCACTGGGAGCTtcatttaagaagaaaaaaaagacggAGCTCTCtgtttagataaataaattcaatagcaaaaaaaatgtatagtCAAAAGTCAAAACGATGATAAAAAGAGTCACATCACATCACATACATGTTGTAACTCAAAATCACCGAGAGTTGGATGACGAAAAATGGTGGCATTTCTAGGTGGATTGATGCGGAAGTTCCTCTCCTGTACAACAGCCTCAAGCAACTCCTGACTAGAAAC
This genomic stretch from Raphanus sativus cultivar WK10039 chromosome 3, ASM80110v3, whole genome shotgun sequence harbors:
- the LOC130509508 gene encoding E3 ubiquitin-protein ligase RHF2A-like, translating into MEGVEDTTSSEGHMISAAAFVQGGIQDACDDACSICLESFCESEPSTLTSCKHEYHLQCILEWCQRSSQCPMCWQSISLKDPTSQELLEAVVQERNFRINPPRNATIFRHPTLGDFELQHLPVGVDNAEIEERIIQHLAAAMGRVRHGAIREGHRSRSSTQGGHPQYMVYSQHPPPPPPPPMPSSPSQRDESDIAANLPHNATFGEGSLQPNMQPPASSHPRQVSPSNDRYLNQSSPSDQDRAGPSELQSFSESLKSRLSAVSTRYKESISKNTRNWKDRFFSRNTSMAELGSEVKREVSAGIATVSRMMERLETRENTSSSSSSSRPGTASVSSNGSENQNTPAEANNEHNRRSEVGDEHSLNERGVKGTCATGSGSS